A window of Rhodobacteraceae bacterium LMO-JJ12 contains these coding sequences:
- a CDS encoding 3-hydroxybutyryl-CoA dehydrogenase yields the protein MEIKKVGVIGAGQMGNGIAHVMALAGYDVLLNDISAEALEAALAKIEKNMGRQVGRGLITDAEMATGMARIKATQDLPELGQSDLVIESATENEDIKNKILASLAPHLADHTILTSNTSSISITRLASRTDRPEKFMGFHFMNPVPLMKLVELIRGIATDAATYDSCLAVVEKLGKTAASAEDYPAFIVNRILIPMINEACYALYEGVGNVASIDNAMKLGANHPMGPLELGDFIGLDTCLAIMHVLHDGLADTKYRPCPLLTKYVEAGWLGKKTGRGFYDYRGDMPVPTR from the coding sequence ATGGAAATCAAGAAGGTCGGCGTAATCGGGGCGGGGCAAATGGGCAACGGGATCGCGCATGTGATGGCGCTTGCCGGGTATGATGTGCTGCTCAACGATATCAGCGCCGAGGCGCTGGAAGCCGCCTTGGCGAAGATCGAAAAGAACATGGGTCGTCAGGTGGGTCGCGGGTTGATCACTGACGCGGAAATGGCCACCGGCATGGCGCGCATCAAGGCAACGCAGGATCTGCCCGAATTGGGCCAAAGCGATCTGGTGATCGAAAGCGCGACCGAGAATGAAGACATCAAGAACAAGATTCTTGCCTCGCTGGCGCCGCATCTGGCGGATCATACGATCCTGACCTCGAACACCTCGTCGATCTCGATCACACGGCTGGCCAGCCGCACCGACCGGCCGGAAAAGTTCATGGGCTTTCATTTCATGAACCCGGTGCCGCTGATGAAGCTGGTTGAGTTGATCCGGGGGATTGCGACCGATGCGGCAACCTATGACTCGTGTCTGGCGGTGGTTGAAAAGCTGGGCAAGACGGCGGCGAGCGCCGAGGATTATCCAGCGTTTATCGTCAATCGTATCCTGATCCCGATGATCAACGAGGCTTGCTATGCGCTCTATGAAGGGGTGGGCAATGTCGCCTCGATCGACAATGCAATGAAGCTGGGGGCGAACCATCCGATGGGGCCGCTGGAGCTGGGCGATTTCATCGGATTGGACACCTGTCTTGCGATCATGCATGTGCTGCACGACGGCTTGGCTGATACAAAATACCGCCCCTGCCCGCTCTTGACGAAATATGTCGAAGCGGGTTGGCTGGGCAAGAAGACCGGACGCGGGTTTTACGACTATCGCGGCGATATGCCGGTGCCAACGAGGTGA